One window of the Bactrocera dorsalis isolate Fly_Bdor unplaced genomic scaffold, ASM2337382v1 BdCtg022, whole genome shotgun sequence genome contains the following:
- the LOC125779975 gene encoding uncharacterized protein LOC125779975, with protein MSVLERNCVLLFDEISIKTDLTYNRVRDVIDGFVDYGEGHREMKLGSKCCFFMIKGLSSNWKYVFSYYISKNGLPTFKLKEILNKNITALKSIGLNVKALVCDQGPSNIAVMNALAISEENPFYLHEDSKIYCLYDYCHLIKSVRNTFMKYDISTPDGIASFKVIKKLYSIDQDNKCFKICPKLTEAHVYPSCFEKMSVKRATQVLSNSVAAGIEMADSQNLFGSDEYILKCAKPTQLFVKKINDLFDDLDCKSFVSKNPLKCPLLKNDSGKVQRLFDYIKYLKSLKLPNMAYSRCIGGFCSTIVGMIQLSQELFREQKELSFILLGKLNQDALENFFYRVRASQGINTHPSANEIQYIVARLISMKILRQNFQDKGANCEDDDDINLDWNLGPEDRHLEVEGVEHETEQLDLESFIIPDENFVEEDDTADVQIKRYYTGYGIYQKILCKIHCKKCAMAMTKTQSDLSLYSEALIKAKNYKDDADLRLVNPSDRVFEVCRLQMMWYVNLFNKYAYCSNVRSLMLSAIKEKTENVFPEWFDPTDECFTHKIRLLEYLVTVLLFKNSKWLVKEEISNERHRKRDAKLKKLKSILLYFQVFFSSYFSPFSALQLSLAFLNTNVVSILFKCNICF; from the coding sequence atgtccgTTTTAGAACGAAATTGCGTTCtattatttgatgaaatatcaattaaGACCGACCTAACATACAATAGGGTTAGAGATGTTATTGACGGGTTTGTGGATTATGGGGAAGGCCATCGTGAAATGAAATTAGGTAGtaagtgttgttttttcatGATAAAAGGATTGAGTTCCAATtggaaatatgtgttttcatattatatttccaaaaatggacttcctacattcaaattaaaagaaattttgaataagaaCATCACAGCACTAAAGTCAATTGGTCTAAACGTAAAAGCTTTAGTCTGTGATCAAGGGCCTTCTAATATTGCAGTTATGAATGCTTTAGCTATTTCTGAAGAAAACCCTTTTTATTTGCACGAAGATTCCaagatatattgtttatatgacTATTGCCATCTTATTAAGTCCGTCCGAAACACAtttatgaaatatgatatttcaaCCCCAGATGGAATAGCCAgctttaaagttataaaaaaactttactcGATCGATCAGGACAATAAATGTTTCAAGATATGTCCAAAACTCACAGAGGCCCACGTATATCCTAGTTGTTTCGAAAAAATGTCCGTAAAACGTGCAACCCAAGTTCTGAGCAATTCGGTTGCGGCTGGCATAGAAATGGCCGATAGCCAAAATTTATTCGGCTCCGacgaatatatattaaaatgtgcaAAGCCTACGCagctatttgttaaaaaaattaatgatctGTTCGATGATCTAGACTGCAAgagttttgtttcaaaaaatcccTTAAAATGTCCGCTATTGAAAAACGACTCCGGGAAGGTCCAACGCCTCTTTGATTACATTAAGtatttgaaatcattaaaaCTTCCGAACATGGCTTACAGTAGGTGTATAGGTGGGTTCTGTTCCACAATTGTTGGAATGATTCAGTTGAGCCAAGAATTATTCAGGGAACAAAAAGAATTAAGTTTTATATTGCTTGGGAAACTGAATCAAGACgcgttggaaaattttttttatagggtCCGGGCTAGCCAGGGTATCAATACCCATCCGTCTGCCAATGAGATACAGTATATAGTAGCTCGtttaatttcgatgaaaattttgaGGCAAAATTTTCAAGATAAGGGGGCTAATTGTGAGGATGATGACGATATAAATTTAGACTGGAACTTAGGCCCCGAAGATCGTCATCTCGAAGTAGAGGGAGTCGAACATGAAACAGAGCAACTCGACCTGGAATCGTTTATTATTCCAGACGAAAACTTTGTTGAAGAGGACGACACAGCTGACGTCCAGATCAAGCGCTATTACACAGGCTATGGTATTTACcagaaaattttgtgtaaaattcaTTGCAAAAAATGCGCTATGGCAATGACAAAGACACAAAGTGATTTATCGCTTTATTCGGAGGCCCTAATCAAAGCGAAAAATTATAAGGATGACGCGGATTTAAGGCTAGTCAATCCAAGTGATAGGGTCTTCGAAGTGTGTCGACTGCAGATGATGTGGTACGTCAACCTTTTCAACAAATATGCTTATTGTTCAAATGTTCGTAGTCTGATGTTGTccgcaataaaagaaaaaacggaAAATGTTTTTCCTGAGTGGTTTGACCCAACCGAtgagtgttttactcataaaattAGGTTGTTAGAATACTTGGTAACGGTACTGTTATTCAAAAACTCGAAATGGTtagtaaaagaagaaattagtaATGAACGACATCGGAAGCGCGAtgctaaactaaaaaaacttaa